Sequence from the Rutidosis leptorrhynchoides isolate AG116_Rl617_1_P2 chromosome 3, CSIRO_AGI_Rlap_v1, whole genome shotgun sequence genome:
CCCAAAAGCTGTCTCCAACCACATGAACGAGGTCACATGGGAACGAACAGGTGTAGAAGTGCAAAAATAACCCTTCTGGCCACAGTGCCACCTAAACCGCGTGTCTTCTACCGTGAATGATGGCGGCCTCTAATTTATACGGAGTAAACCGTTAAAATTAATACCAGTTTATAGTTTTTGTTTTTGTCTTTAGTTTACATTCTAACTACCTTTTTTTACAAACAATATTCACTTATCTCTTTAAGAAAAAATAATTGGTTATTGCATAAACAATATTCCAAATAAGTTAAGTTTAATAGCttaaatattttaatataataatattttcacAACTTATGAAAAACTGGGAAGATAAATTTAATCCTCGTAGATTGTAGTAGTAGTACATAAACCTACGTTTAAATCATAATAAAATGCTACTCCATAAAAATTCAAATAAAATATTACTCGTCGTACCATTTTCCACAATTTACAACATAGTAACGTTAAAGAAAAGCCACTACTACTATATTAttcttaatttattaatattaatattaatatattaatgataataagttaaaACCCCATAGTTACAAGAGACACCATTCTATTTCTTAGCTAGCTCTCACTTGCAAGTTTCAAATGAATAATTAACTTAATTAACTTCAATTCCTCCGACCATGAAGTCCACCGTAAAGCCACCAATCATCATCACATTAATCCTCTGCATTTCACTAACAATCTCACTTTCAAACTCTCAAAAACTCACCACATCATTCTACCAAAAATCATGTCCCAGATTCAACCAAATCATGCAAGAAACAACCACCAACAAACAAATCACATCTCCAACCACCGCCGGTGGGACCCTCCGTCTCTTCTTCCACGGCTGTTTAATCGACGGTTGCGATGCTTCAGTCCTCATCTCCTCAACTCCGTTTAACAAAGCCGAACGTGACGCCGACATCAACCTCTCACTTCCCGGCGACGCCTTCGACCTCATCGTACGCGCCAAAACCGCACTCGAGTTATCATGTCCAGGTGTCGTCTCTTGCGCCGACATCTTAGCCGTCGCGACCCGAAACCTCGTCACCATGATGGGAGGCCCGTTTTACAATGTCAAACTAGGTCGACGTGACGGAACTGTGTCACGTGCGTCACGTGCTGAAGCTATCCTCCCGAAACCTGACATGTCAATGAATAAACTTATTACCATTTTCAATAGTATCGGATTTTCGGTTCAGGAAATGGTGGCGTTAACTGGGGCCCACACGATTGGTTTTACACATTGTAATGAGATTAGTAACGATATTTATAATTATAGAAATACGTCCGGGTTTGACCCGTCGTATAACCCGCGTTACGCTTCTGGGTTGAGACATGCGTGTGCGGATTATAAGAAGAATCCTAGTTTATCGGTCTTTAACGATATAATGACGCCACGAGATTTTGATAACTCGTATTATAAGAACTTACCAAAGGGATTAGGGGTTTTGAGATCGGACCGGGCAATGATGATGGACCGGAGGACTAGACCGTTTGTTGAGTTGTATGCGAGAGATCAGAAGGCGTTTTTTGTAGCTTTTAGTCGAGCGATTGAGAAGTTGAGTTTGTACGGTGTTAAGAGTGGTCGGAGAGGTGAGATTCGCCGTACGTGTGATTCGTTTAACTGAAGTGTTAATTAGTTCCATTTTTGggaattattttttgttttttgtttttttgaaaGATATAATACAATAATTTGTATCCTAAAATTTCTTTTTTCTCTTGTTAAAAAACAGGAAAACTTATATAGAAACAAACACGTTTTCAAAAAGAAAACGTCAACAACCGAAAGAAACAAAAGAAAATTGAAATAACTCGTAGCAACAAACAACCTAAACCATCTATAACCGAATCTCAACCAAACTAAATCAAACCACAACAATCATTAAGCTAGATTATGCTAaaacaatcaaaaccaaacaaatagAACAAAactcataaaaaaaaaaaagctaaaaaCCCCTAACAGCCTTTGGGGCAAAGTTTTATCAATTTACCATTCATCGTGTAACAAAGAATTTTTTTGCCCCACTGATTATCAAATATATAACATAAAACTTCAGAAGACTCATCACCGATTAAAATTGTCGTTGAAGGAGCTAGCAATCCACGATCCACGAGGCCTTGATAAACCTGACTCTTTAATAGCCTCACCTTCATCCCGCTAAGTGAGCTACTAAAATAATCAGTTGTTTATCATCATATTAATGACTTATTAAGAGTGAGACTTTTTTGGTTCATGATCACTGTATTTGTATtcatactttaaaacttaatttagtTGTAACAAAATCAAATATTTGATTGTTGGTATACGCCGAGTTGCAATTGACACGGTTGCCCATTTGTAATCACAAGAATATATGCCGTTTGAGCAAAGAGCACATACACAGTCAACATCACGGTTGAATTGCAAATCGATCATTAATGCTCTATACTCACTCGTATTATGTAGTCAAGGGGACGTTAACTTTATAAGAAATCTAATTAGTGTGGAATGACCCGcgtttagttgccaagcaacccgggttcaattcctgggggcggaaaattttctctccaatttcctgcgattagttgtcaagcaacccaggtcccgcgattagttgccaagcaaccctggtaggagtttccttctagcgtgtgtgCGTGCAAATAataagggtcgttgaaataaatgatccgctgatgCAAATTCGCCGTTCAAAAAATAAATAGATTCATAACTAGTTACCCTTGGCTGAATAACTACTATTTCCCCGGAGATTGGTAAAGAAGAATTTGCAAATTTGCAATAGCCTCTAACGACCGACATTTAGCATACCCTTTAAGAATTTAATGGGCTTCTTGCCTTCTTGTGTGACTCAAGTATAAACGAACGGGCTTTTTTACCATTGgggctttttaaaaaaaataaataattaaccagCCCAAACTAAATTGAAAGGGTAAAATTGACTTATGACGACCTCGCCGACCAAACTTAAACATATGGAAAATTGTATATGAATAAAATGCATGTGTTGAGATTGAACCATTACGTTTATGATACACGTCTCTCAGAAGCTATCATCGCGGGACATTAAAATTAAACAGATATATAAATGTAGTTAAATTGTGGGAGCAGGGCGCGTCCGTCCCAAGTGgatttttttttttcagtgtaaaaattttgaagttttcgaCTTTgctccggtggattttttttttcctcccaaaacctacatattttgccctttACTTTTATACATATATACTTCCTATTCGGTACGAGTTATTTTTCACCGGCATCAccattaaactcaaaataattttacacACACAACGAAACTAACTATACTCAAAATagacgttttttaaaaaacgctaaccaTATGATGTGTAGAGCACCTGCTAAGTTAGACATTACCGCCCAATTTCTCCCCTCCGTTCTAGCTCGACGTTAACTTCATAAAAGACATTGAATACATGTAGCCCATTAAGTCTATTAAGTATTAACCAACGTATATtcaaatacaaccgcagcaacacgCGGTACTTTCTAGTTTGTATCAAAATTCTTTGGCATATATCTGTGTTTCTGATTTCTTCTTTTTGTTTACTTCGATTcaatattgatatttatataattttgGTGTTTCTGATTTCTTCTTTTTGTTTACTTCGAttcaatattgatattgatataatttTGGTGTAAGTGTACAAAAATTTACCTAATTGTTGTGGTCATAGAAGGGAGTTTTCTAAGCATGTCCTTTGAAAGCAAGTTGATGCGTCATTCTTTCTCCCATGAATTTTTATTGTTGTTTATGGAGATTGTATGAGTTTGGTTGTCTAAATTGAGCAAGTTTGGATCAGCATTTGAACATCTGTTCTTTATGATATTAGTTAGAATTTTGATATTAGAAGATATATCAAGGGTTTAAGTAGGAAATTATTACAATAGCTTACTCTAATTGCAAAATACATGATAAGGAACTCTTTTTATAAATGTTTGTTTTATAAACATGTGTGTTAATTCATGTTTTGAGAACTTATTGGTATTTGTAGCAACTGTATGTCTTTTGATTTAGATGTAATCTAATCATAACAAATACATAATACTCGTTGTATTTAGTGACTCGTGAATACACGGtacttaataattattattttgataataatatacaatatttatttaatattattattattcatattatatattatattattacaatAATATAGAACTACTTACTTGCACAATATCTCATACTAGTGAaaagacccgtgaaatcacggatttTTCTTAAAAGAAACAGTTGAATAATATGTTACAGATATTAAATGAATGTCAATACTAAATTCGTTGAGTTAATAGTACCTTGACAATCAGATACACAAATAGTATTAGTCGTTGAATGAAAATGCAAGTGATAAAATAGAATAAACTAAGAAAATATATTAAAGTGGAAGAAACTATAATTATGTTTAGTAAACAAACGTGAGTATGTAGAGTAAATAGAAGTAGTCACCACTTTCAAATGTAAATTAATAGATAACTGAAACATCTAAACCAGTCTAAAAAAGATAGTTGAGTCAACAACTTGCGTAGGTAGATGCTTACAAATCAACCGAGAACCGAGAGAGCTTGAAGAAATCTTTCAATTTCGTTGCGTGATTATCCCATGTTTGACGATCATAGAAACAAAACTTGACATAAAACAAATATAGCTTAAGTCTATAATTCTATGTTAAAGTTATTATTGTACGCGAAATAATGAGTATGATATAATAACGAACTTTAATATTAAGTAAATGAACACttattattgcaaaataaattAAGAATGTAGAAACATACATGTAACAAATTTCATATGATAAGTTTTGTAGAACTTTCTTGTAAACAAGATTAGTTGTAATACGAAGTATAAAATAAGTTAACATATAAAATAAGTCAAAcacaaaataatgataattctagacAACACAAACATGCAacttaatataaattaaataagccaaaatatatatttaaaaatgcaaTATACTAATAGTaacctatatatacatataagtcAAAATATTTTAAAGAGAAATTTAAGGATCATATACCATTCATGATCGTATTATTAATAGGATGcctactaaatataatattaatcatattcttTTAATATTCTTAGTAAAAGATTAGAATGTCTAAatattgaaaatttgaaaataatgTATTAATATCTCATGCAATTAATTGAACGTGATTTACCAAATATAATATTAATACACCGGGTTTACTTGAACGTTTAATTAATTGAATTAATAATTAGCAAATAATGAcaattataattgtattaatatttattaataatgacatcatctagatttttaaaaaaattacatGTGGCAAGCTTAAGCAAAATGAAGGCTTAAATTgtgaaatgatgacatcatcatgatAGAGATTTAATATTagttatagatagatatagatagatacaaAACTATCTCTATCTTTCTTCTCAAATCAGAGCTCCAAGATGATCTACAAACCTACAAATATAAATTGTACCTCCAGGAAGATCCACATCAAACCTTGAAATATAAAGAATGCTAAAAATGCTCTGATTGTTTACTACTCATAATCCAAAAAATTAGATACAAAATTGAAGATGCCAAACATCACTCAAATACGTTTACTTATAGGTGATTCAGATTTTTGCAGAAATTAGATTAGTGTGCATCATGAGACCCTCCTTGGAACAGTATCCCTAAGTGACAACAATAATTATCTTCATGCCAAACCAAGCATCATAAAAGTTTACTTATAGGtgtatatatgaataataataatttagcaggTGGTATGGAACTAAAAGAGACTATGGGCAACACCGAACCAATTTGACCATGTTCCCTCTTAACTAAAAGTTTTTCTGTTTAACTCATTTGAACACAACCTGCAAGCCCCATATAAATAAACGGATGCATATCTCACGAGAAGTTTACCTTGCAAAACAAAAACAGCCTATCAAAATTGGTCCATCTATCCATAAGTTGAACAATTTTAAAAACTCTCACCATATTTTGGACTAACAGATCGTATGATTTTCATGTAACTACAAAATGAACGGGGGGATATAATACTTTTTTAACACAGTTGCCATATACCCCACAATGCATACAGTGCACAAAATTTTCTATCCATGTCAAATTGTCAATCCTGATTAGTATGTACTACCAAAGTTTCTGGCTGACCACAGTAAGTGATATCCTCCTCTAAACCTAATTACTAATAGGCCGCCTTCTATGGATCTGATAACAACATGGTCTCTGGAACAGTAACAGTAACAGGTTGCCATCCTGATGGATGATGTCTGATCCACTTCTTTACCTTGATTGCCAAATCAAGAATCTGAAATATCTCACCCAAAGTAGTCTCTTTTAAGCATGATCTCTTTATAATACTTGCTGCCTCATATCTATATTatccaaaacaaaaacaaaattcaTCAACGTCCAGATAATGCAATGGTCAACACAAATTTGTTACAAACTATAACTTGAAGGAGAAGAAATGTTACCTGCAACTAGAGGCTTCTATAGCACAGCGCCCATCATTAGTTGT
This genomic interval carries:
- the LOC139900088 gene encoding peroxidase 31-like, producing MELVSPNTIFTPYGTRVPWTPASTGPYRVYDRTVAQEVWEDMVRRRGAGSSSQYDEGNQGGQSGGGGPYVFGLFFFTLQSKLTTSFYQKSCPRFNQIMQETTTNKQITSPTTAGGTLRLFFHGCLIDGCDASVLISSTPFNKAERDADINLSLPGDAFDLIVRAKTALELSCPGVVSCADILAVATRNLVTMMGGPFYNVKLGRRDGTVSRASRAEAILPKPDMSMNKLITIFNSIGFSVQEMVALTGAHTIGFTHCNEISNDIYNYRNTSGFDPSYNPRYASGLRHACADYKKNPSLSVFNDIMTPRDFDNSYYKNLPKGLGVLRSDRAMMMDRRTRPFVELYARDQKAFFVAFSRAIEKLSLYGVKSGRRGEIRRTCDSFN